A genome region from Gemmatimonas sp. UBA7669 includes the following:
- a CDS encoding DegT/DnrJ/EryC1/StrS family aminotransferase: protein MLSYPPVYSPLSPGSLGDALVAAIAGLEEPTQTGVSSGSARARVEQLLLGHYPGRQSVWTQSGTAALALALRASGQGPVTPAALRVALPAYACPDLGSAAHHVGAQVLLYDLDPQTLAPDPESLRAALDEGCTHLVVTHLFGRVLDLGPLATLAREFGTVLIEDAAQHAGGSLHGVRAGAQAAWSILSFGRGKGLNAGGGGLLLCPRTAHVDSAWLTGADNTPTTAQALSHVAKAALTEWLSHPLLYGSVRRVPALGVGATTYHELTHIGAPAASMYALLRAALLQEPAQLAIRRAANAWYREQLSARPELLVAPCADEAHQGALRFPVHLPPEAAELDGLGVVRSYPRTLHAYPEIAARIVNARVPMPGAMQLAQSLFTLPTHARTTQALRRRIVQALLRLR from the coding sequence GTGCTCAGCTACCCCCCAGTCTATTCACCGCTTTCCCCCGGCAGCCTGGGCGACGCCCTGGTGGCGGCCATCGCTGGACTGGAAGAGCCGACCCAAACCGGCGTCTCCAGCGGCTCGGCACGGGCACGGGTTGAGCAACTGCTCCTCGGCCACTACCCCGGCCGTCAATCCGTGTGGACGCAAAGTGGCACCGCCGCACTGGCGCTGGCCCTCAGGGCCTCCGGCCAAGGCCCAGTCACGCCCGCTGCGCTGCGCGTGGCGCTTCCTGCCTATGCCTGTCCCGACCTGGGCAGCGCCGCACACCACGTCGGCGCCCAAGTGCTGCTGTACGACCTCGACCCCCAAACGCTGGCCCCCGATCCTGAGTCGCTCCGGGCGGCGCTGGACGAGGGCTGCACCCACCTGGTGGTCACCCACCTGTTCGGCCGCGTACTGGACCTCGGGCCGCTGGCCACGCTGGCCCGCGAGTTTGGCACCGTGCTCATCGAAGATGCGGCGCAGCATGCCGGCGGAAGTCTGCATGGCGTGCGCGCAGGAGCACAGGCGGCGTGGAGCATCCTGAGCTTTGGACGTGGCAAGGGGCTCAACGCAGGTGGCGGTGGCTTGCTGCTCTGCCCTCGCACCGCACACGTTGACTCTGCTTGGCTCACCGGCGCCGACAACACTCCCACCACCGCTCAGGCACTGAGTCACGTTGCCAAAGCGGCCCTCACGGAGTGGTTGTCGCATCCGCTGCTCTATGGCAGTGTACGCCGAGTCCCGGCGCTTGGGGTGGGCGCAACTACTTACCACGAGCTCACCCACATCGGCGCGCCGGCCGCCAGCATGTATGCGCTGCTGCGCGCAGCGCTGTTGCAGGAACCTGCGCAACTCGCCATCCGGCGCGCCGCCAACGCCTGGTATCGCGAACAACTGAGTGCGCGCCCGGAACTGCTCGTGGCACCCTGCGCCGACGAAGCGCATCAGGGCGCCCTGCGTTTTCCAGTGCACCTTCCACCAGAAGCGGCAGAACTGGATGGACTGGGTGTGGTGCGGTCGTATCCACGCACCCTGCACGCCTATCCGGAAATTGCGGCGCGCATCGTGAACGCGCGCGTGCCCATGCCCGGAGCCATGCAGCTCGCCCAATCACTGTTTACCCTGCCCACGCATGCACGCACCACGCAGGCGCTGCGCAGGCGCATTGTGCAGGCACTCCTGCGGCTGCGCTGA
- a CDS encoding glycosyltransferase family 4 protein, which translates to MTTRRILQVIETGGPGGAETVFARLSSGLVEQGHAVHGVIRDGSWLPGELKKRGLPFSFFPQGGSFNVAAVKELRALIRTHAIDVVHAHLFDGAVYASMAARSLGVPCVVTLHGQVDVARRNWRMALKHRVFTACVDRVALVSDALRRDLSGELGVSAARQVVVHNGVPVPPALTQGSANEDVKRVLAIGNIRAPKNYPLLLETLAGLREQLPRVELHIAGEPDRGGLQQHLEQQVRQLRLEDVVTFHGFVADPSALLNMADVFVLASSKEGFSLATIEAMLHGVPVVCTRSGGPEEIVRDGDTGVLVSVNDASALRDALLQVLRDPEGGRAMAERGRADAAARFSLAHMVARYEALYEEVIGPR; encoded by the coding sequence ATGACCACACGACGCATTCTGCAGGTCATCGAAACCGGTGGTCCGGGTGGGGCAGAAACCGTCTTTGCCCGCCTTTCGAGTGGCCTTGTCGAGCAGGGGCATGCCGTGCACGGCGTCATTCGCGACGGCAGTTGGCTGCCGGGTGAACTCAAGAAGCGCGGACTGCCGTTCTCTTTCTTTCCGCAGGGCGGCTCCTTCAATGTGGCAGCGGTGAAGGAGCTGCGTGCGCTCATTCGTACGCACGCTATCGATGTGGTGCACGCGCACCTCTTTGATGGCGCCGTGTACGCCTCCATGGCGGCCCGCAGTCTCGGCGTGCCCTGCGTGGTAACGCTGCATGGCCAGGTGGACGTGGCTCGGCGCAACTGGCGCATGGCACTCAAGCACCGCGTGTTTACTGCCTGTGTGGACCGGGTGGCGCTGGTATCCGATGCGCTGCGCCGAGACCTGAGTGGGGAGTTGGGGGTAAGCGCTGCTCGGCAGGTGGTCGTACACAATGGTGTGCCGGTGCCTCCGGCATTGACGCAGGGCTCAGCAAACGAGGACGTGAAGCGGGTGCTGGCCATCGGCAACATCCGCGCACCCAAGAATTATCCGCTGCTGCTGGAGACGCTGGCCGGCCTTCGCGAGCAGTTGCCTCGCGTGGAACTGCACATTGCCGGTGAGCCCGACCGCGGCGGACTGCAGCAGCACCTCGAGCAGCAGGTTCGCCAATTGAGGCTCGAGGATGTGGTGACCTTTCACGGTTTTGTGGCCGACCCCAGCGCCCTGCTCAACATGGCCGATGTGTTTGTGCTGGCATCGAGCAAGGAGGGCTTTTCGCTGGCCACCATTGAGGCCATGCTGCACGGCGTCCCGGTGGTGTGCACACGCAGCGGTGGTCCCGAGGAAATTGTGCGCGATGGGGATACCGGTGTGCTGGTGTCCGTGAATGACGCCTCGGCCCTGCGTGACGCGCTGCTGCAAGTGCTGCGAGACCCTGAGGGCGGTCGCGCCATGGCAGAGCGCGGGCGGGCCGATGCCGCCGCACGATTCAGCCTGGCGCACATGGTGGCGCGCTATGAAGCCTTGTACGAAGAGGTCATTGGGCCGCGCTGA
- a CDS encoding GNAT family N-acetyltransferase — protein sequence MQSTTGGLRLELATSPTALGAHTAAWQQLAAECEVGDWFCSPLWLMPWFTHFATTIPCRVLFGYEAEQLVGVLPLVGPVPAGFGRGSLCSPVNVQVRRVGLMMRRRDSDFASLALHEALRLAPNGCVTLGRVPLHSDVDAVLDACVGALGLEHYTTPETSSAVSDLREGWPAYLATRDGKLLRNLRARERKLLADGQWQFVDVAAAEELDGFWMAVLDIEGASWKQDAHSALTHEPIVADFYHDVLTRAAQQGALRCHLLRHEGQAVAYAAGVEIRGVYYLLKNSYRASHKTWAPGMQVVWYAMQQSAQRGARVFDFLGDVAPWKRDLATDVPAYSSRTLFSRGNLGGRLRAWMEMQVKPAVRESRWWQRYRARETANARLNET from the coding sequence GTGCAGAGTACCACGGGCGGACTCAGGCTGGAGCTGGCCACGTCGCCAACCGCGCTGGGCGCTCACACGGCGGCGTGGCAGCAATTGGCGGCCGAGTGTGAGGTGGGTGATTGGTTCTGCTCTCCGCTGTGGCTGATGCCCTGGTTTACGCATTTTGCCACCACCATTCCATGCCGCGTGCTGTTCGGGTACGAGGCCGAGCAATTGGTGGGAGTGCTGCCACTCGTCGGGCCCGTACCGGCTGGCTTCGGGCGCGGGTCGCTGTGCAGCCCGGTGAATGTGCAGGTGCGTCGCGTGGGCCTCATGATGCGGCGACGGGACTCGGATTTCGCCAGTCTGGCGCTGCACGAAGCCCTGCGCCTTGCCCCCAATGGCTGCGTCACACTGGGTCGTGTACCGCTGCATTCGGATGTGGACGCGGTGCTGGATGCCTGTGTCGGCGCTCTGGGTCTTGAGCACTATACCACGCCGGAAACCAGCAGCGCCGTGAGCGACCTGCGCGAAGGCTGGCCCGCCTATCTGGCCACGCGCGACGGCAAGCTGCTGCGCAACTTGCGCGCGCGCGAGCGCAAACTGCTGGCCGATGGACAGTGGCAGTTTGTTGACGTCGCCGCAGCAGAGGAGCTCGATGGCTTCTGGATGGCCGTGCTGGACATTGAGGGGGCAAGCTGGAAGCAGGACGCGCACTCCGCACTCACACACGAACCCATCGTGGCAGATTTCTACCATGATGTGCTGACGCGGGCCGCGCAGCAGGGGGCGCTGCGCTGCCATCTGCTCCGGCACGAGGGGCAAGCGGTGGCCTATGCGGCGGGTGTGGAGATACGCGGCGTGTACTACCTGCTCAAGAACTCCTACAGGGCATCACACAAGACCTGGGCACCCGGCATGCAAGTGGTGTGGTACGCCATGCAACAGAGCGCACAGCGAGGCGCGCGGGTGTTCGACTTTCTGGGTGATGTGGCGCCGTGGAAGCGTGACCTGGCCACTGACGTGCCGGCCTACAGCAGCCGCACCCTGTTTTCCCGTGGCAACCTGGGCGGGCGGCTTCGTGCGTGGATGGAGATGCAAGTCAAACCGGCGGTCCGAGAGAGCCGCTGGTGGCAGCGCTACAGGGCCCGCGAAACCGCAAACGCCCGGTTGAACGAAACATGA
- a CDS encoding exosortase C-terminal domain/associated protein EpsI has translation MTSVSATAFETSAPTQSRVFVIGLLVSTLALAATWWSFPSVWLDNRTHGFLAAALSGYMLWTQRRALLLQGEPQWAALPLVLGGSFLWLAGQIMSAQVIHQFAAPVLLWCWLLAVKGPRAARAAVPAALALSLALPVWEVLTWTLQLLASSIGGMVVRLAGVKATITKEIITTQYGTFIVADSCSGLGFFLTALTLGLSYALLFTTQWTLRWRIVATAAALALVANWVRVVGLVLIGHHTRMQSPLMQDHELFGWVIFAVAMGLFFALAARMERSYRAANPSGPDHEQASAHARATDRVTMPSRQPMLPLLLATVAALVGPLLLYGVRSSPNAPDIAPRVLGIAPRADWQTVAQDSTALPADSAWAPRFQGQSAHAVQYFARTGNVAQQVVRVDRLVYNQERQGAELVGGGNRVAADSTVLEQRLVGPLDNQARTVSQWVVREGQRARVVWSWYRVAGMETSSNAKAKLMSLIAFFAREEGGEAVMVSTPCDGGACAEASARLYEFVTGRPLPSPQGQAPDAASRVNSAS, from the coding sequence ATGACCTCTGTCTCCGCCACCGCCTTCGAAACCTCTGCGCCAACCCAATCGCGGGTATTCGTGATTGGTCTGCTGGTGTCAACGCTGGCCCTGGCGGCCACGTGGTGGTCGTTCCCCTCGGTGTGGCTGGACAATCGCACCCACGGATTTCTGGCAGCGGCGCTGTCCGGATACATGCTCTGGACCCAGCGGCGCGCATTGTTGTTGCAAGGTGAACCCCAGTGGGCGGCATTGCCTCTGGTGCTCGGTGGCTCATTTCTGTGGTTGGCCGGGCAGATCATGTCCGCGCAGGTCATCCATCAGTTTGCTGCCCCGGTGTTGCTCTGGTGCTGGCTGCTGGCCGTGAAAGGACCGCGGGCGGCGCGGGCGGCCGTGCCGGCGGCACTGGCCCTGTCGCTGGCGCTGCCGGTGTGGGAGGTCCTGACCTGGACCTTGCAGCTCCTGGCTTCGTCGATTGGTGGCATGGTGGTGCGACTGGCCGGTGTGAAGGCCACAATCACCAAGGAAATCATCACCACGCAGTACGGCACCTTCATTGTGGCCGATAGCTGCTCGGGGCTGGGCTTCTTTCTCACCGCACTCACGCTGGGACTCAGCTACGCCTTGCTCTTTACCACCCAGTGGACGCTGCGCTGGCGCATTGTGGCCACCGCGGCTGCGCTGGCGCTGGTGGCCAATTGGGTGCGTGTGGTGGGCCTGGTGCTGATTGGGCATCACACGCGCATGCAGTCACCGCTCATGCAGGATCACGAGCTCTTTGGCTGGGTGATTTTTGCTGTGGCCATGGGACTGTTCTTTGCGTTGGCGGCGCGCATGGAACGCTCGTACCGCGCAGCCAACCCGTCTGGCCCCGATCACGAGCAAGCGAGCGCGCATGCGCGGGCAACGGATCGAGTGACCATGCCGTCACGGCAGCCCATGCTGCCGCTGCTGCTGGCCACGGTAGCGGCGCTGGTAGGCCCGCTCTTGCTGTATGGCGTGCGGAGCAGCCCCAACGCACCGGATATTGCGCCGCGTGTCCTCGGCATTGCCCCACGCGCCGACTGGCAAACCGTTGCACAAGACAGCACGGCGCTTCCCGCCGATTCCGCCTGGGCCCCGCGCTTTCAGGGGCAGAGCGCGCATGCGGTGCAGTACTTCGCGCGCACGGGGAATGTGGCGCAGCAAGTCGTGCGGGTCGACCGACTGGTGTACAACCAGGAACGACAGGGCGCCGAGCTGGTGGGCGGTGGCAATCGGGTGGCGGCTGACTCCACGGTGCTTGAGCAGCGTCTTGTTGGCCCCTTGGACAATCAGGCCCGCACGGTGTCGCAGTGGGTGGTGCGTGAAGGGCAGCGCGCGCGCGTGGTGTGGTCGTGGTATCGTGTGGCCGGCATGGAGACCTCATCCAATGCCAAGGCCAAGCTCATGAGCCTGATCGCGTTTTTTGCGCGTGAGGAAGGCGGTGAAGCCGTAATGGTTTCCACGCCCTGCGACGGTGGCGCCTGCGCCGAGGCCAGCGCACGCCTGTATGAATTTGTCACCGGACGACCGCTGCCTTCGCCACAGGGTCAGGCACCAGACGCAGCGTCTCGGGTCAACTCGGCGTCGTAG
- a CDS encoding ATP-grasp domain-containing protein — MVTVLVTDPEQRAALAAARSLARAGYRVVTIGVQPGLAAASRAVAVHVTLPAPSQNAPERLREAVREAVAAHKAQVVLPVTDRASRALLGAHLHGALVAGPTPEAYEVASDKALLMQRAPELGIRVPGQVVLEHPSDLQEAEPRAGAWVIKPARSVVEHNGKSLSLSVRFAADWAEVVQAVAAYPPAAYPLMIQERVFGQGLGVFLLRREGHTLLSFGHRRLREKPPAGGVSTYREALAPSVDLVQRCEALLDSLGYEGPAMIEFKEDAATGQPVLMEINARLWGSVQLAIDAGVDFPAALVAATLGQPIPESPVVRHGTRTYWELGELDHALAIWRKSAEQLAAPPDLRLGARAALRALADRRWADRPEVFRWSDPMPFVVELLRWIRRQ; from the coding sequence ATGGTTACGGTTCTCGTCACGGATCCCGAACAACGGGCGGCTCTGGCCGCAGCCAGATCACTCGCCCGTGCGGGATACCGGGTGGTGACCATTGGCGTGCAGCCTGGTCTGGCGGCCGCCTCGCGGGCCGTTGCGGTACATGTCACCCTGCCCGCCCCGTCGCAGAATGCGCCGGAGCGTTTGCGCGAGGCGGTACGGGAAGCCGTGGCGGCTCACAAGGCACAGGTGGTGTTGCCGGTTACCGACCGGGCCTCACGAGCGCTGCTGGGGGCCCATCTGCATGGGGCCCTGGTGGCCGGCCCAACACCCGAGGCCTACGAGGTGGCCAGCGACAAGGCCCTGCTCATGCAGCGGGCGCCTGAGCTGGGCATTCGAGTGCCGGGGCAGGTGGTGCTGGAGCATCCATCCGACCTGCAAGAGGCCGAGCCCCGCGCTGGCGCCTGGGTCATCAAGCCGGCCCGCTCCGTGGTGGAGCACAACGGGAAGAGCCTCTCGTTGAGTGTGCGCTTTGCGGCGGACTGGGCCGAGGTGGTGCAGGCCGTTGCCGCCTATCCGCCGGCCGCCTATCCGCTCATGATTCAGGAACGGGTGTTCGGTCAGGGCCTCGGGGTGTTCCTGCTGCGCCGCGAAGGTCACACGCTGCTCAGCTTTGGACATCGGCGTCTGCGTGAAAAGCCGCCGGCCGGCGGTGTGAGTACGTATCGTGAGGCGCTGGCCCCTTCCGTCGATCTGGTGCAGCGCTGTGAGGCGTTGCTGGACAGCTTGGGTTACGAAGGCCCGGCCATGATCGAGTTCAAGGAGGACGCGGCCACGGGCCAGCCGGTACTCATGGAAATCAACGCGCGGCTCTGGGGCTCGGTGCAACTGGCCATCGATGCCGGAGTGGATTTCCCGGCTGCGTTGGTGGCCGCCACGCTTGGCCAGCCGATACCTGAGTCCCCGGTGGTGCGTCATGGCACACGGACGTACTGGGAGCTGGGGGAGCTGGATCATGCCCTGGCCATCTGGCGCAAGTCGGCCGAGCAGTTGGCGGCGCCCCCGGACCTCCGGCTTGGCGCGCGTGCGGCACTGCGCGCGCTGGCCGACCGACGCTGGGCCGACCGCCCCGAAGTGTTTCGTTGGTCCGACCCCATGCCTTTTGTGGTAGAACTTCTGCGATGGATACGACGACAGTGA
- a CDS encoding glycosyltransferase → MDTTTVTASLSATDWIGWTLVAMPLLLGGYAFVLYPALVWALARLRRPFAMPPEPTRDDDWPELSVLIVAYNEEKRLRKTLDHALATDYPAHKLNVLVVSDCSSDGTDDLVLNYGDPRVRLFRMPERSGKPAGENAAGPHLKGDIVVSIDASILIPRDSLKPLVRALLDPSVGLASGRDISIGDEAREGNKAESSYVGMEMTLRSWETQVHSIVGASGCFYANRRHLQMVQLPPELARDFAAASVARAHGYRAVSVDAATCLVPRTPTLKAELRRKSRTMGRGLATLLYLRDMMNPFKYGSYAWMMFSHKLVRWMLFPSLLGWVFGPLFLLQSAPYTLVLTLGMLVGLALARLVIVWPENKRLPKLVAFPGYIFISIVAGWRAWLHLLRNEKAAVWEPTQRPVSDMPSAG, encoded by the coding sequence ATGGATACGACGACAGTGACGGCATCCCTGAGCGCCACCGACTGGATTGGCTGGACCCTGGTGGCCATGCCGCTGCTGCTGGGTGGCTACGCCTTTGTGCTGTATCCGGCGTTGGTGTGGGCGCTGGCCCGTCTGCGCAGGCCCTTTGCCATGCCACCGGAACCGACGCGTGATGACGACTGGCCGGAGCTTTCCGTGCTCATTGTGGCCTACAATGAGGAGAAGCGTCTGCGCAAAACGCTGGACCATGCCCTCGCCACCGACTATCCCGCGCACAAGCTGAACGTGCTGGTGGTGAGTGACTGCTCGAGCGATGGCACCGACGACCTCGTGCTCAACTACGGCGACCCGCGGGTGCGTCTGTTCCGCATGCCCGAGCGTAGCGGCAAACCGGCCGGAGAGAATGCGGCCGGTCCGCATCTCAAGGGCGACATCGTGGTCTCCATCGACGCGTCAATTCTCATTCCGCGTGACTCACTCAAGCCGCTGGTGCGCGCTCTGCTGGACCCCAGCGTGGGTCTCGCGTCGGGGCGTGACATCTCCATTGGTGACGAGGCGCGCGAGGGCAACAAGGCCGAGTCGAGTTATGTGGGCATGGAAATGACACTGCGTTCGTGGGAAACGCAGGTGCACAGCATTGTGGGCGCGAGTGGATGTTTTTATGCCAACCGGCGGCATTTGCAGATGGTGCAATTGCCACCCGAACTGGCTCGCGACTTTGCCGCAGCCAGTGTGGCGCGTGCACATGGCTATCGTGCGGTGAGTGTCGATGCCGCCACCTGCCTCGTGCCACGCACCCCAACCCTCAAGGCGGAACTGCGGCGCAAGAGCCGCACCATGGGGCGCGGCCTGGCCACACTGCTGTACCTGCGTGACATGATGAACCCGTTCAAGTATGGCAGCTATGCGTGGATGATGTTCTCGCACAAGCTCGTACGCTGGATGCTGTTCCCTTCGCTGCTGGGTTGGGTGTTCGGTCCGCTGTTTTTGCTGCAATCCGCGCCCTATACGCTCGTGCTCACGCTGGGCATGCTGGTGGGTCTCGCCCTCGCACGTCTGGTGATTGTGTGGCCAGAAAACAAGCGTCTGCCAAAGCTGGTGGCATTCCCGGGCTACATTTTCATCAGCATCGTGGCGGGCTGGCGCGCCTGGTTGCATCTGCTGCGCAATGAAAAGGCGGCGGTGTGGGAGCCCACGCAGCGGCCGGTGTCCGACATGCCGTCGGCCGGATGA
- a CDS encoding glycosyltransferase gives MSNPALRVLQVAAPARTGGLESVLVQLAVGLRGQGHAVHVAVVLVPGSETGHPVVEALRDTGVAVHPLVLGVRDYLGERRAVRQLGAAINADVVHTHGYRADAVNGGVARSAGRAHVMTLHGFVGGSRRGRFYEWLQIQAARRANAVVAVSQPIVDRLARHGIERNVHLLQNAVAPNPQALSREAAREALGLPVQGTLIGWVGRVSHEKGPDLFIRASAQLEKPASLVVLGDGPAMAEARSLHATLNGSPVLHAPGLVPQASKYLAAFDLLALTSRTEGTPMILLEAMWAGVPIVATSVGGVPQLLSNADAMLCAPDVESIARALNAALHDSGGMQQRAHAARARVAAQFAPAAWIARHEAIYRMVSAGATPR, from the coding sequence ATGAGCAACCCGGCACTCCGTGTGCTGCAGGTGGCGGCGCCGGCGCGAACTGGTGGCCTCGAATCGGTACTGGTGCAGCTGGCAGTCGGACTGCGCGGTCAGGGCCATGCGGTTCACGTGGCCGTGGTCTTGGTGCCTGGAAGCGAAACGGGGCATCCCGTGGTCGAGGCGCTGAGAGACACCGGTGTTGCCGTGCACCCTCTGGTGCTTGGGGTGCGGGACTATCTCGGTGAGCGACGGGCGGTGCGGCAGCTTGGTGCAGCGATCAATGCTGACGTGGTGCATACCCATGGCTACCGGGCTGATGCCGTTAACGGCGGCGTTGCGCGTTCGGCGGGCCGGGCCCACGTCATGACCTTGCACGGCTTTGTGGGTGGGTCGCGGCGCGGACGCTTCTACGAGTGGCTGCAGATTCAGGCAGCGCGCCGTGCCAACGCGGTGGTGGCGGTTTCACAGCCTATCGTTGACCGATTGGCTCGTCATGGCATTGAGCGAAACGTTCATCTGCTGCAAAACGCCGTGGCTCCCAATCCGCAGGCGCTTTCACGCGAAGCGGCTCGTGAAGCGCTTGGGCTCCCCGTTCAGGGCACACTCATTGGATGGGTCGGGCGGGTCAGTCACGAGAAAGGCCCCGACCTGTTTATTCGTGCCTCAGCCCAGCTTGAGAAACCGGCGAGCCTCGTGGTACTTGGTGATGGCCCAGCCATGGCAGAGGCGAGGTCACTGCATGCGACACTCAATGGCTCGCCAGTACTTCATGCTCCCGGACTTGTGCCCCAGGCCAGCAAATATCTCGCGGCGTTTGACCTGCTGGCTTTGACCTCGCGTACCGAGGGGACGCCCATGATTCTGCTCGAAGCCATGTGGGCAGGCGTGCCCATTGTCGCCACGTCGGTTGGTGGTGTTCCCCAACTGCTTTCCAACGCCGACGCCATGCTGTGCGCACCAGATGTTGAGTCCATTGCACGGGCGCTCAATGCGGCCCTGCACGATTCAGGTGGCATGCAACAGCGCGCACACGCAGCGCGCGCGCGCGTTGCTGCCCAGTTTGCACCGGCCGCATGGATTGCGCGGCACGAGGCGATATACAGAATGGTCAGCGCGGGAGCTACACCGCGCTGA